The genomic stretch TCGAGATCAACCTGCAGGAGGCGGTGGCCACCGGGACCGCGACCGTGCCGTACGAGAACGGCGAGGTCGACATGGTGGGCATCGCCGACGCCGACGCGATCCGCTTCCAGAAGGACCCCACGCTCGCCAAGCAGGTGCACGCGGTGGAGAAGTACTCCATCGTCTATCTCGCCAAGCTGCGCAGCAAGAATCCCGCCCTGGACGACGTACGCGTACGCAAGGCGCTGTCGCTGGCGGCCGGGCGCGCGGACCTGACCAAGATCGGCCCGGGCATGGCGCAGGGCACCTCGCTGGTCGTCGACAACGTGCCCGGCTGGGACTCGAGCCTGGCCATCAAGGACGACGTCGCGCAGGCGAAGAAGCTGCTCGCCGACGCGGGCTACCCCGGCGGCAAGGGCCTGCCGACCGTCCGCATCCTCGCCGGTGTCCAGTCGCCGATCATCGACGCGCTCGTGCAGGCCTGGCAGAAGAACCTCGGCATCAAGGCCAAGGCCGACATCGTGGAGGCCGGCGTCTACGTCGAGCGCCGGTGGGCGGTGCAGGCCGACGACTACATCGGCTTCTACTTCGGCACGTTCGCCGGCCTGCACACCTGGCCGGTGATGGTCGGCGTCCTGTGGGGACCCAAGGACGTGCAGAAGATCAGCCTGCCCGCCGCCGACTGGGCTGCGTACCAGCAGGTGGAGAGCGACACCAAGCTCAGCCCGGCCAAGCGCAACGCCGAGCTCGACGCGATGCTGGCGGACAAGGCCAGCCCCGAGTCCAAGCGGCTCGGCCAGCTCGTCGAGCAGGCCTCGGCCACCCGCGACGAGGACGAGCAGCTGAAGCTGTTCAAGGAGGCCGCGAAGCTACGCGACCAGCAGTTCCTCTACGTTCCCTTGTTGTGGAACTCCGCGATGTTCGCCGTCGCGCCGAAGGTGCATGACCTGCACCTGCGGGCGGCGCCGGACTTCTTCTACTTCAAGGGAATCAGCATCGGGAAGGGCAGTGCATGAGTGACCTGCGAGTTGGTCTGGTCGGCGTCAACACCTCCCATGCGAGCGCGTTCGCGCGCCTGCTGAACGAGCGCGAGGTCGCACCGGGCGCCCGGGTGACCTGGGTCTGGGGCGGTGAGCTGCGTGCGGACCAGCCGGACGCGCCGACGCTGGCCGCGAAGTACGACATCCCCGAGGTGGTGAACGACCCCACCGACCGGATCGGCGACACCGACCTGGTGCTGGTCGTCGACGACACCGGCGGCGGCGCCAACCACGTGCCGCTGGCCCGGCCGTTCGTCGAGGCGGGCGTACCGGCCTTCCTGGACAAGCCGATGGCGGTCGACCTCGGCGCGGCGAAGGAGCTGTTCGACCTGGCCGCGGCGAAGGGGACCCCGGTGACCAGCTCCTCGGCGTTGCGCTACGCCGTCGAGCTCGCCGCGGAGAAGGACCGGATCGCCGAGCTCGGCGCACTGTCGTCGGTGGTGAGCGTGGGCCCGGGCGAGTGGTACTACTACGGCGTCCACGCGGTCGAGCAGCTCTTCGCTGCTGTCGGTGGCGGTGTGGAGTGGGTGCAGCGGTTCACCTGGCCCGACCGGGACGTCGCGGTGATGTCCTACGCCGACGGCGGTCCCACCGCGGTGGTGCAGACCCTGCGCGACGCGGCGTACCGCTTCCACCTCACGATGTACGGCGCGCAGGACATGCACGCGGTCCGGATCGCCGACTTCGACGGGTTCTACGCCGGCCAGGCACGGGCCGCGGTGGAGATGGCCCGCACCGGCACGCCGCCGGTCCGGCCGGAGGAGACCCTCGAACTCCTCGCGGTGCTGCGGGCCGGCGTCCTGTCGGCCGAACGCGACGGCGCCAAGGTGAGCGTGGCGTCCGTCCTCGCCGGGGACTGAGCGTGTTCGGGTTCGCGGCGTACCTCGGCCGCCGGTTGCTGCGGCTGGTGGCGTCGCTGGTCGCGGTGTCGCTGATCACGTTCGTCCTGCTGCAGCTGGCGCCGGGCAACTTCGCCGACATCCAGCGGATCAGCAGCGGCGCCAGCACCATCGGGTCGGCCGGCACCGAGGACGTCGCGAACGCGTTCAAGGCCCGCTACGGCGCCGACGTCCCGGTCTGGAAGCAGTACCTCATCTTCATGAAGGGCGCGGTCACCTGGGACTTCGGCCCGTCGTACAAGTACCCCACGCTGGACGTCCAGGAGATCATCGCCAAGGCGTTCCCGGTGTCGGCCACGCTGGCGTTGCTGTCGGTGCTGCTGGCGCTGCTGATCGCCCTGCCGGTCGGTGTCTTCGCCGCGCTGCGGCAGAACTCCCCGGCCGACCACGGGACGATGTTCCTGGTCACGTTGGGGCACGCGCTGCCGGGCTTCCTCAGCGCGGCGTTCCTGGTGCTGTTGTTCACCGCCACGCTGCACGTGCTGCCCTCCAGCGGGTTCTCCGGGCCGCGCAACCTGATCATGCCGGTGCTCGCGCTGGCCGTCGGGCCGGCCGCGGTGCTCGCCCGCTACGTCCGGTCGAGCATGCTGGAGACGCTGCGGGAGGAGTACGTCACCGCGGCCTACGCCAAGGGTGGCCCGCGCCGCACGGTCATCGTCCGGCACGCGCTGCGCAACTCCCTCATCCCGCTGGTGACGGTGGTCGGCCCGTTGCTGGCGGGGCTGATGACCGGGACGGTGTTCATCGAGGCGCTGTTCCGCATCCCCGGGCTGGGCCTCTACTTCGCCGCCGCGGCGGCCAGCCGGGACATGCCGCTGCTGATGGGCAGCACGTTGTTCTTCGCGGTCATCCTGATGGTCACCAACCTTCTGGTCGACCTGGTGTACGGCGTACTCGATCCACGGATCCGGGCCGAAGGGGGGTGGGGACGATCGCGCTCTCGGAAGGCGTCGCAGCGGATCTCACCGCAGGAAACACTGTGACCGAACAGGAGCGGCCCAGGGGACAGTGGGCCCGGGCGTGGGACCGGTTCCGGGCGAACCGGCTCGCCCTCGGCAGCCTGGTGTTCTGTGCCCTGCTGGTGCTGGCCGCGATCGCGGCACCCCTGGTCGCGCCGCACCATTACGCCGAGGTCGACTACACCGCCCGACTCGCACCGATCGGCGCGCCCGGCCACCCTCTCGGCACCGACCTGCTCGGCCGCGACATCGCCGGCCGGCTCGTCTACGGCCTGCGGACGGCGCTGGTCGTGGCGTTCGGCGCGGAGATCACCGCGCTGGTGCTCGCGCTGCTCGTCGGCCTGGTCGCGGGCTACCGCGGCGGCCGGGTCGAGCAGGCCCTGATGGGTCTCACGGACGTCATGTACGCGTTCCCCAGCTACCTGTTCGCGGTGGTGCTGGTGACCGTGCTGGGCCGCAGCCTGTTCGCGCTGATCCTGGCCATCGGCATCGCCTCGTGGGTGACCCAGGCCCGGCTGGTCCGGGCGCAGGTGCTGACCCTGAAACAGCGGGAGTACGTCGAGGCCGCCAGCGCGATGGGGGCGCGTGGCACCACGATCGCGGTGAAGTACATCCTGCCGAACGCGATCGGGCCCATCCTGGTCACCACCAGCTTCGCCATCCCGGCGGCGATCTCGGCCGAGGCGGGTCTCGCCCTGCTCGGGCTGGGCGTCCAGCCGCCGACGCCCTCGTGGGGCGCGATGATCACCGACGGAATGCGCTACCTCCTGGCCGCACCGCACGTGATGGTCTTCCCGGCAACCCTGTTCGCGTTGACGCTGCTGGCGTTCACCTGGGTGGGCGACGGGCTGCGGGACGCCTTCGACCCGACGGCGGAGCAACGATGAGCACACCGACCCGGTCCCGCGCGGACGACCGCCGGCGCCGCCCCGGCCACGACGCCGGCGCGGGCTCTGGTTCCGATCCCGGTCCGGACGCGCCGCTGCTGTCGGTCCGCGACCTGCACGTGCACTTCCGCCGGGGCAAGGAGACCTTGCGCGCGGTGGACGGCGTGAGCTTCGACCTGCGCGCCGGCCGGGCGCTGGCGATCGTGGGAGAGAGCGGCAGCGGCAAGACGGTGACCGCGCGCAGCCTGTTGCGGTTGTTGCCGCGCACCGCGCGGATCGCGGACGGTCAGGTGTGGTTCAACCACGCCGCCGGAGGCCGGGACGGCGATCCGGCCGTGGCCGGAGGAGACCGACCGGGTGGCCGTGGCCGGCGCGAGCGGGGTGCCGCCGGCCCCCGCGACCTGCTCCGGCTCGGTGAGCGGGAGATGCGGAGGGTACGCGGGCGGGACATCGGCATGGTGTTCCAGAACGCCATGGAGGCGATGAACCCCACCCTCACCCTCGAACGCCAGTTGACCGAACACCTGCTCTGGCACGGGATCTGTGGAAAGGCCGAGGCCCGTGACCGGGCGGTGCGGGCGCTCGGCGACGTCGGCATCCCCGACCCCGAACGCCGGATCCGTACGTACCCCTTCCAGCTGTCCGGCGGGATGCGCCAGCGGGCGATGATCGCGATGGCGATGCTCACCCAGCCGGCCCTGCTGATCGCCGACGAACCCACCACCGCCGTGGACGTGACCGTGCAGCGGCAGATCCTCGACCTGCTGGTGGAGGTGAAGAACCGCGGCACCGGGATCGTGATGATCACCCACGACCTCGGCGTAGCGCGGTACTTCTGCGACGACGTGGTGGTGATGTACGCCGGCCGGGTGGTGGAGCGGGCGACCACGCCGGAGCTGCTGGACTCACCGCGCCACCCGTACTCCGTCGGCCTGCTCGGCTCGTGCGTGGAGATCGGCGACCGCGGCCGGGCGCTGGCACCGATCCAGGGCGCTCCGCCGGACCTGGCCCGCCGGCCGCAGGGGTGCGCGTTCCATCCCCGGTGCGGACTGGCCGAGGCGCCGCGCTGCCTGACCGACCAGCCGCTGCTTCCGCTCGGTGGCGGTGGTCCCGGCGTCAGTGGTTCCGGCGGCAGCGGTGCCGGTGGTTCCGGGGGTACGGGTGGCCGGGAGGCCGCGTGCTGGAAGGTGGTGCCGGATGCCTGAGGACGTGCTCGTGCGTGCGGAGAACCTCGGCAAGACGTTCTCCACCCCGGCCGGCGACGTGGTCGCGGTCGACGACGTGTCGTTCGACGTCGTGCGCGGCGAGACGCTCGGCCTGGTGGGGGAGAGCGGCAGCGGCAAGTCGACCGTGGCCAGGCTGCTGATGTGGCTGCAGGAGCCGACGTCGGGCCGGGTGCTGTTCGACGGCACCGACCTGGCTGCCGTCCCCGGCCGGGATCTGCGTACCGTCCGGCGGCGGATGCAGATGGTGTTCCAGAACCCCTACGGTTCGCTGCTCCCGCACTACACCGCGGCCGGCAACGTCGCCGAGCCGCTGCGACTGCACCGCATCGGCGACAAGGAGAGCCGGCGGGCGCGGGCACTGGAGCTGCTGGACCTGGTGGGCGTCAACCCGCGCTTTGCGGACCTGTATCCCCGGCAGTTCTCCGGCGGCCAGCAGCAGCGCATCGCGATCGCCCGCGCCCTGGCACTCGAACCCGACCTGCTGGTGTGCGACGAACCCACGTCGGCGCTGGACGTCTCCATCCAGGCGCAGATCCTCAACCTGCTCGACGATCTGCGCGAACGCCTCGGCCTGACCTGCCTGTTCATCTCGCACAACCTCGCCGTGGTGGAACGCCTCGCCAACCGGGTCGCGGTGATGCGCCAGGGACACATCGTCGAACTGGCGCCGACGGAGGAACTTTTCCGTACGCCGCAAGACCCCTACACCCGCGCCCTGCTGGGCGCGGTCCTGCCCGTCCGCGGATAACCCGTTCTGTCCGGTCGTACGGAAGGTCCGCCGGGATCTTTCACGCCGGCCCCAAGGAGGAAGTCACGTGAGTGGCACCAGTCCCGTCGCGGTAGTGCTCGATCCGGACCTTCGAGCCGCCGCGCATGCCCGGAACGAGAACGCGTGGTGGCTTTACTCCACGGAGGTCCTCGACCACCTACGGGTGCCGTACGACGTCATCCGCCCGGACGAGGCGGCCGCCCGGCTGGCCGCGGGCGGCTCCGTGGTGGTGCACCCGGCGGAGGGCCGGATCGTGAGCCCGGCCGGTGAGACAGCGTTCCCGGCCGACCTGTGGGAGCGCATCGTCACCATCCAGCAGGGCACCCCGGTGCACGAGGACGGCCCGCCTGCACCGGACGGGTCGTGCCCGGTCGACGACGGCATCCTCAAGTGTGACGACGGGCTTGCGCTGTCGTACGAGGAGGACCGGATGGTGCCGCCCGGAGAGCCCGCGCTGGAGGGCGCGTTCTCCCACACCTACCCGCCGCCGGCCGCCGCGCCGATGTTCCACCGGGCGAAGGCCGACCGGCTCCGGCTGGACTTCCTCCACCTGCTGTTCGACGCGGCCGAGGCGGCCGGGATCGCCGTACCGTGGCTGTACTACTGGCCGGCCGGTGTCCCCGCCGTGGCACACATGTCCCACGACTCCGACGGCAACGACTCCGAGGCCGCGCTCAGCGCGCTCGACGTCTTCGACCAGGCCGGCGTCCACGTGACGTGGTGCCACTGCTTCCCCGGCGGCTACCGGCCGGAGGTGGTGGCCGAGATCGCCGCCCGCGGCCACGAACAGGCGCTGCACTACAACGCGATGGGCGACGCCGACATCGCCTCCTGGGGCTGGCCGCAGCTCCGCGCGCAGTACGCCTGGGCGCAGGCCTTGACCGGGCGCGAGGACATCGTTTCGAACAAGAACCACTACACCCGCTGGGAGGGCTGGGACGAGTTCTTCTTGTGGTGTGAGCGGATCGGCATCCGGATCGACGAGTCGCGCGGTCCGAGCAAGCAGGGCAACGTCGGGTTCCCGTTCGGGTCGTGCCACCTGAGCTTCCCGATCGCCGGCGTGGGCGAGCACAACCGCCGGATCGACGTCCTCGAGCTCCCGCTGCACACCCAGGACCTCGCCTGGGCCGGGCACACCGCCATCCGGGACGTCATCTTGTCGGAGGCGCTGGAGGTACACGGCGTCGCACACTTCCTGTTCCACGCCGCGCACCTGCACACCAAGCCCGACGTCGCGCAGGCCTGCCGGGAGGTGGCCGAGGAAGCCCGGCGGCTCGGCATGCAGTGGTGGACCGCCGAACAGCTCAACGACTGGGAGCGTGCCCGGCGCGGCGTCCGCGTCGCCGTGGAGCCCGGTGCCGGCAGCGGTGAACTGCGGGTCGAGGTGACCGCGACCACCGCAGTGAAGGGTGCGGGTGTGCTGGTTGCCGTGCCAGGACGGGCCGGCCCCGGGACCGCTCCGCGGGTGCTGACCGGTGACGCGACCTGTGCCGTGGTGACCCGCCACGGGCGCCGCCTGCTCGAGCTCGCCGCCGACCTGCCGGCCGGTACGTCGGTGTTCACCGTCACCACCGCGGGACAGCCCGGCTGACGCGGCGGGCCGCGCGGCCGGTTCGACTCAGCCTCGAACGAGGGAGGATCCATGAGCAGTGGGCAACTCGGCCGCCGGGCGTTCCTGCGCCGGTGCGGCTCCTCGGCGATCGTGCTCGGCGCGGCCGGGGCCGGTGTGACGGGCGGGGGCCTGCCCGTTCTCGCACCGACCCGCCACGCGCTGG from Actinopolymorpha sp. NPDC004070 encodes the following:
- a CDS encoding ABC transporter permease; translation: MFGFAAYLGRRLLRLVASLVAVSLITFVLLQLAPGNFADIQRISSGASTIGSAGTEDVANAFKARYGADVPVWKQYLIFMKGAVTWDFGPSYKYPTLDVQEIIAKAFPVSATLALLSVLLALLIALPVGVFAALRQNSPADHGTMFLVTLGHALPGFLSAAFLVLLFTATLHVLPSSGFSGPRNLIMPVLALAVGPAAVLARYVRSSMLETLREEYVTAAYAKGGPRRTVIVRHALRNSLIPLVTVVGPLLAGLMTGTVFIEALFRIPGLGLYFAAAAASRDMPLLMGSTLFFAVILMVTNLLVDLVYGVLDPRIRAEGGWGRSRSRKASQRISPQETL
- a CDS encoding ATP-binding cassette domain-containing protein; this encodes MPEDVLVRAENLGKTFSTPAGDVVAVDDVSFDVVRGETLGLVGESGSGKSTVARLLMWLQEPTSGRVLFDGTDLAAVPGRDLRTVRRRMQMVFQNPYGSLLPHYTAAGNVAEPLRLHRIGDKESRRARALELLDLVGVNPRFADLYPRQFSGGQQQRIAIARALALEPDLLVCDEPTSALDVSIQAQILNLLDDLRERLGLTCLFISHNLAVVERLANRVAVMRQGHIVELAPTEELFRTPQDPYTRALLGAVLPVRG
- a CDS encoding ABC transporter permease is translated as MTEQERPRGQWARAWDRFRANRLALGSLVFCALLVLAAIAAPLVAPHHYAEVDYTARLAPIGAPGHPLGTDLLGRDIAGRLVYGLRTALVVAFGAEITALVLALLVGLVAGYRGGRVEQALMGLTDVMYAFPSYLFAVVLVTVLGRSLFALILAIGIASWVTQARLVRAQVLTLKQREYVEAASAMGARGTTIAVKYILPNAIGPILVTTSFAIPAAISAEAGLALLGLGVQPPTPSWGAMITDGMRYLLAAPHVMVFPATLFALTLLAFTWVGDGLRDAFDPTAEQR
- a CDS encoding peptide ABC transporter substrate-binding protein — protein: MFERFRSPGAPVSGPTRRDLLRGASFLTLAAGAGALTGCSVFSDSSDPGPADAADAGNAGGGKPKQVLRLGFNNFAVLDPQVITDGMWLSLRGIFEGLVSQNDQGTDVVPAVAEKWSMSPDGLTYTFTLRTNAKWSNGDPVVASDFERTLKRLFTPSQASAGGTTMGANSYQAATGIKGAAEFLAGTLTDWSKVGVKASGDHELVITLENPNAGFLLGLTHPSMLPLHMDSVEKDPKGWQNAGNLVSNGPFKLSKWTQNASMVLVPNEHYWDKGKVFLSRIEINLQEAVATGTATVPYENGEVDMVGIADADAIRFQKDPTLAKQVHAVEKYSIVYLAKLRSKNPALDDVRVRKALSLAAGRADLTKIGPGMAQGTSLVVDNVPGWDSSLAIKDDVAQAKKLLADAGYPGGKGLPTVRILAGVQSPIIDALVQAWQKNLGIKAKADIVEAGVYVERRWAVQADDYIGFYFGTFAGLHTWPVMVGVLWGPKDVQKISLPAADWAAYQQVESDTKLSPAKRNAELDAMLADKASPESKRLGQLVEQASATRDEDEQLKLFKEAAKLRDQQFLYVPLLWNSAMFAVAPKVHDLHLRAAPDFFYFKGISIGKGSA
- a CDS encoding Gfo/Idh/MocA family oxidoreductase produces the protein MSDLRVGLVGVNTSHASAFARLLNEREVAPGARVTWVWGGELRADQPDAPTLAAKYDIPEVVNDPTDRIGDTDLVLVVDDTGGGANHVPLARPFVEAGVPAFLDKPMAVDLGAAKELFDLAAAKGTPVTSSSALRYAVELAAEKDRIAELGALSSVVSVGPGEWYYYGVHAVEQLFAAVGGGVEWVQRFTWPDRDVAVMSYADGGPTAVVQTLRDAAYRFHLTMYGAQDMHAVRIADFDGFYAGQARAAVEMARTGTPPVRPEETLELLAVLRAGVLSAERDGAKVSVASVLAGD
- a CDS encoding ABC transporter ATP-binding protein yields the protein MSTPTRSRADDRRRRPGHDAGAGSGSDPGPDAPLLSVRDLHVHFRRGKETLRAVDGVSFDLRAGRALAIVGESGSGKTVTARSLLRLLPRTARIADGQVWFNHAAGGRDGDPAVAGGDRPGGRGRRERGAAGPRDLLRLGEREMRRVRGRDIGMVFQNAMEAMNPTLTLERQLTEHLLWHGICGKAEARDRAVRALGDVGIPDPERRIRTYPFQLSGGMRQRAMIAMAMLTQPALLIADEPTTAVDVTVQRQILDLLVEVKNRGTGIVMITHDLGVARYFCDDVVVMYAGRVVERATTPELLDSPRHPYSVGLLGSCVEIGDRGRALAPIQGAPPDLARRPQGCAFHPRCGLAEAPRCLTDQPLLPLGGGGPGVSGSGGSGAGGSGGTGGREAACWKVVPDA